From a single Ursus arctos isolate Adak ecotype North America unplaced genomic scaffold, UrsArc2.0 scaffold_34, whole genome shotgun sequence genomic region:
- the LOC113247090 gene encoding D-dopachrome decarboxylase — protein sequence MPFVELDTNLPAGRVPAGLEKRLCAATAAILSKPEDRVNVTVRPGLAMAVNGSTEPCAQLLISSIGVVGTAEDNRGHSARFFEFLTKELNLGQDRIIIRFFPVEPWQIGKKGTVVTFL from the exons ATGCCGTTCGTCGAGCTGGACACGAATTTGCCCGCCGGCCGTGTGCCCGCGGGACTGGAGAAGCGGCTCTGCGCGGCCACTGCAGCCATCCTGAGCAAACCTGAGGAC CGCGTGAACGTAACGGTGCGACCTGGTCTGGCCATGGCGGTGAACGGCTCCACCGAGCCCTGCGCGCAACTGCTCATCTCCTCCATCGGTGTGGTAGGCACAGCCGAGGACAACCGTGGCCACAGCGCCCGCTTCTTCGAGTTCCTCACCAAGGAGCTGAACCTGGGCCAGGATCG gaTAATTATCCGCTTTTTCCCCGTGGAGCCCTGGCAGATTGGCAAGAAAGGGACAGTCGTGACTTTCCTATGA
- the LOC113247021 gene encoding glutathione S-transferase theta-3-like, whose product MGLELYLDLLSQPCRAVYIFAKRNGIPFELRPVELLKGQHHSDAFAQVNRLKKVPALKDGDFTLAESVAILLYLSRKYEVPDHWYPQDLQACARVDEYLAWQHTALRSSCTRAMWQKMMFPVFLGEQVPPETLASTLAELDRCLQLLEDKFLKDQDFVAGPHISVADLVAITELMHPVSAGCQVFKSRPKLAAWRQRVEAEVGKDLFQEAHAAVMKVKDLPPADPAIKEKLKSSVQVLLQ is encoded by the exons ATGGGCCTGGAGCTCTACCTGGACCTGCTGTCCCAGCCTTGCCGCGCCGTCTACATCTTCGCCAAGAGGAACGGCATTCCCTTCGAGCTGCGGCCGGTGGAGCTGCTCAAAG GCCAGCACCACAGCGATGCTTTTGCCCAGGTGAATCGCCTGAAGAAGGTGCCAGCCTTGAAGGACGGGGACTTCACTTTGGCTGAGAG TGTGGCCATCCTGTTGTATCTGAGTCGCAAGTATGAGGTCCCCGACCACTGGTACCCCCAGGACCTGCAGGCCTGTGCCCGTGTGGACGAGTACCTAGCTTGGCAGCACACAGCCCTGCGGAGTAGCTGCACCCGAGCCATGTGGCAGAAG ATGATGTTCCCAGTGTTCCTGGGTGAACAGGTGCCCCCTGAGACCTTGGCATCCACTCTGGCTGAGCTGGACAGGTGCCTGCAGCTGCTTGAGGACAAGTTCCTGAAGGACCAGGACTTCGTTGCTGGACCTCACATCTCAGTGGCTGACTTGGTGGCCATCACAGAGCTGATGCAT CCTGTCAGTGCCGGCTGCCAAGTTTTCAAAAGCCGACCCAAGCTGGCTGCATGGCGCCAACGTGTGGAGGCCGAGGTGGGGAAAGATCTCTTTCAGGAGGCCCATGCAGCTGTCATGAAGGTCAAGGACTTGCCTCCAGCTGACCCCGCCATAAAGGAGAAGCTGAAGTCCTCCGTGCAGGTTTTGTTGCAGTGA